A genomic region of Desulfovibrio sp. contains the following coding sequences:
- the gcvPA gene encoding aminomethyl-transferring glycine dehydrogenase subunit GcvPA, whose protein sequence is MPYIPHTPEELHEMLSVVGVRSLDELFSDIPSSMRPQSFDLPKGQSEAAVCGHFEELAAKNCPGHVSFLGAGFYNHDIPKAVDALSGRSEFYTAYTPYQAECSQGTLQAIFEFQTAVSRLMEMDCGNASVYDGGTAIFEAAMMAVRSTRRRLLVVDEAVNPIWRSMLEAYVSSLDLEIKTVPQQNGCSDMDALMAATDATCAAVIVQNPNFFGAVADYTALFAKARSNKAFGVISVYPVMQSVLKTPGEMGADVAVAEGQSMGLNLSFGGPYLGLMACRKEHIRQFPGRIVGRTTDVDGKTGYVLTLQAREQHIRRAKATSNICSNQALCALRSLIHMSLLGPQGLTRVAENNMALARYAVERLTALKGVELLNSAPFGSEVALRLPMSAAEVVKAMTPKGVVPGYPLGKHYPGMENVLLLSCTEANNRTQIDKLAEIMGGLL, encoded by the coding sequence ATGCCATACATTCCCCATACGCCGGAAGAGTTGCATGAAATGCTCTCCGTAGTTGGCGTGCGCAGTCTGGATGAGCTTTTTTCCGACATCCCCTCCAGCATGCGTCCCCAGAGCTTTGATTTGCCCAAGGGGCAGAGCGAAGCCGCAGTCTGCGGACACTTTGAAGAGCTGGCAGCCAAAAACTGCCCCGGCCATGTGTCCTTTCTCGGTGCGGGCTTTTATAACCACGACATCCCCAAGGCTGTGGACGCGCTTTCTGGCCGCAGCGAATTTTACACCGCCTACACGCCCTATCAGGCAGAATGCTCGCAGGGCACCTTGCAGGCCATTTTTGAGTTCCAGACCGCCGTCAGCCGCCTGATGGAAATGGATTGCGGCAATGCCTCCGTGTATGACGGCGGCACCGCCATTTTTGAAGCCGCCATGATGGCCGTGCGCTCCACGCGCCGCCGCCTGCTGGTGGTGGACGAAGCCGTCAACCCCATCTGGCGCTCCATGCTGGAGGCCTATGTTTCCAGCCTTGATCTGGAAATCAAGACCGTACCCCAGCAGAATGGTTGCAGCGACATGGACGCCCTCATGGCTGCCACCGATGCTACATGCGCTGCCGTTATTGTGCAGAATCCCAACTTTTTCGGCGCAGTGGCGGACTACACGGCCCTGTTTGCCAAGGCCCGTTCCAACAAGGCCTTTGGTGTCATCTCCGTGTATCCGGTCATGCAGTCCGTGCTCAAAACGCCCGGCGAGATGGGTGCGGATGTGGCCGTGGCCGAAGGCCAGAGCATGGGCCTGAATCTCTCTTTCGGCGGCCCCTACCTCGGGCTCATGGCCTGCCGCAAGGAGCACATCCGCCAGTTTCCTGGCCGCATTGTGGGCCGCACCACCGATGTGGACGGCAAAACCGGCTACGTGCTGACCCTGCAAGCTCGCGAGCAGCACATCCGCCGCGCCAAGGCCACTTCCAACATCTGTTCCAACCAGGCTCTCTGCGCCCTGCGTTCGCTCATCCACATGAGCCTGCTTGGCCCGCAAGGCCTCACCCGGGTTGCCGAAAACAACATGGCACTTGCCCGCTACGCCGTTGAGCGCCTCACCGCCCTCAAGGGCGTGGAACTGCTCAACAGCGCGCCCTTCGGTTCGGAAGTGGCCCTGCGCCTGCCCATGTCCGCCGCTGAAGTGGTCAAAGCCATGACGCCCAAGGGCGTCGTGCCCGGTTATCCGCTGGGCAAGCACTATCCCGGCATGGAAAACGTGCTGCTGCTCTCGTGCACCGAGGCCAACAACCGCACCCAGATAGACAAGCTGGCCGAAATCATGGGAGGTCTGCTGTGA
- the gcvT gene encoding glycine cleavage system aminomethyltransferase GcvT, whose amino-acid sequence MSDLRTPLTAWHEAHGAKMAPFAGWLMPIQYEGIIVEHQHTRQHAGLFDICHMGEFLIEGPGADEALSKAVSHNLQTLAPGKCRYGFLLNEKGGVLDDGIIYRFGPDSFMAVVNAACAANDFAVLRARLPQSVKMTDISAETGKIDLQGPESLDVLEKLLGQNFHDLGYFGFRETTWQGTPLLVSRTGYTGELGYELYIESSVTEAFWSALLADERVKPIGLGARDTLRLEAGLPLYGHDLDENHSPAEAGMGRMMTSTADYVGREGAQNIAEVLVPLRIDGRRAARHGDVVALAEGTEVGHVTSGSFAPSLGYVIAFAWVKAAHAGAENFVVRAARTELPAARVEAPFYTEGTARKKLA is encoded by the coding sequence ATGTCGGATCTGCGTACCCCCCTCACTGCCTGGCACGAGGCGCATGGCGCAAAAATGGCCCCCTTTGCCGGGTGGCTTATGCCTATCCAGTATGAGGGTATTATTGTCGAGCATCAGCACACCCGCCAGCATGCAGGTCTTTTTGATATCTGCCACATGGGCGAGTTTCTTATTGAAGGCCCCGGCGCGGACGAAGCCCTGAGCAAGGCCGTGAGCCACAACCTCCAGACCCTTGCCCCCGGCAAGTGCCGCTACGGCTTTTTGCTCAACGAAAAGGGCGGCGTGCTGGACGACGGCATCATCTACCGCTTCGGCCCTGATTCCTTCATGGCCGTGGTCAACGCTGCCTGCGCTGCCAACGATTTTGCAGTGCTGCGCGCCCGACTGCCCCAAAGCGTCAAGATGACCGATATTTCCGCAGAAACCGGCAAGATCGACCTTCAGGGACCGGAATCTCTGGATGTGCTTGAAAAGTTGCTGGGTCAGAATTTTCATGATCTCGGCTACTTCGGCTTCCGCGAAACCACCTGGCAGGGTACGCCCCTGCTGGTGAGCCGCACAGGCTACACCGGCGAGCTGGGCTACGAACTGTATATTGAGAGTTCCGTGACCGAGGCTTTCTGGAGCGCCCTGCTGGCTGACGAACGCGTCAAGCCCATAGGCCTTGGCGCGCGCGATACCCTGCGCCTTGAGGCTGGCTTGCCCCTGTACGGACACGATCTGGACGAGAATCACAGCCCCGCCGAGGCCGGTATGGGCCGCATGATGACCAGCACAGCCGACTATGTGGGCCGCGAAGGCGCGCAGAACATTGCCGAAGTGCTGGTGCCCCTGCGCATTGACGGCCGCCGCGCCGCACGTCATGGCGATGTGGTTGCCCTTGCTGAAGGTACGGAAGTGGGCCACGTGACCAGCGGTTCGTTTGCGCCCTCGCTGGGCTATGTGATCGCCTTTGCCTGGGTCAAGGCCGCGCATGCCGGGGCCGAGAATTTTGTGGTTCGCGCCGCCAGAACGGAACTGCCCGCCGCGCGGGTTGAAGCGCCGTTCTACACTGAAGGCACCGCGCGTAAAAAACTGGCCTGA
- the gcvH gene encoding glycine cleavage system protein GcvH — protein MATNPADILYSTSHEWTRIEGDEAVIGITSFAQESLGDITYVELPPVGDQLSEDKEFGSVESVKAASDLISPVSGEVIAVNEALENTPELCNSDPFGEGWIVRVKLAHKPGGLLDAAAYEAHCATEKH, from the coding sequence ATGGCTACCAATCCCGCCGATATTCTGTACAGCACCAGCCACGAATGGACCCGCATTGAAGGGGACGAGGCCGTCATCGGCATCACCAGTTTTGCCCAGGAATCCCTCGGCGATATCACCTACGTGGAACTGCCCCCCGTGGGCGATCAGCTTTCTGAAGACAAGGAATTCGGCTCTGTGGAGTCGGTCAAGGCCGCCAGCGACCTGATTTCTCCCGTTTCGGGCGAAGTGATAGCCGTGAACGAAGCTCTGGAAAACACCCCCGAGCTTTGCAACAGCGATCCCTTTGGCGAAGGCTGGATTGTGCGCGTCAAGCTGGCCCACAAGCCCGGCGGTCTGCTGGACGCGGCGGCTTACGAGGCCCATTGCGCCACTGAGAAACATTAA
- a CDS encoding TatD family hydrolase — protein MSKKSAVRIDPLTLALPLAGVDSHAHLDGQEFDADRDAVLERAHAAGIAQVGNVFLGPEEYHARRAYFDAHPEVFFLMGIHPCDGQKCTQERLAAMRAAFAADPRLKAVGEIGLDFYWPDCPKEIQYQALRDQLILARAVERPVVIHCREAEEETLMTLEAEGFAGYPLLWHCFGQGPEIARRILRNGWHISIPGPVTYKANEALREAVALIPADRLLLETDAPYLAPLPWRGKRNEPSYTVFTVRAMAEARGENPEELWRTCGDNARRFFGLPAQE, from the coding sequence ATGTCGAAAAAATCAGCCGTTCGCATTGATCCCCTGACTCTGGCCCTGCCCCTTGCCGGGGTGGACAGCCACGCGCACCTTGATGGTCAGGAATTTGATGCGGATCGCGATGCCGTGCTTGAACGCGCCCACGCGGCAGGTATTGCCCAGGTGGGCAACGTTTTTTTGGGGCCGGAAGAGTATCATGCCCGCCGTGCTTATTTTGACGCCCACCCTGAGGTATTTTTTCTTATGGGTATACACCCCTGCGATGGGCAGAAGTGTACGCAGGAGCGCCTTGCCGCCATGCGCGCGGCCTTTGCCGCTGACCCCCGGCTCAAGGCCGTGGGCGAGATAGGGCTGGATTTTTACTGGCCCGACTGCCCGAAGGAAATCCAGTATCAGGCCCTGCGTGATCAGCTTATTCTGGCCCGTGCCGTGGAACGTCCGGTGGTCATTCACTGTCGCGAGGCAGAGGAAGAAACGCTCATGACGCTGGAGGCCGAGGGCTTTGCCGGGTATCCCCTCCTGTGGCACTGCTTTGGTCAGGGGCCGGAAATTGCGCGGCGCATCCTGCGCAACGGGTGGCACATATCCATTCCCGGCCCGGTCACCTACAAGGCCAATGAGGCCCTGCGCGAGGCCGTGGCTCTTATCCCCGCCGACCGCCTGTTGCTGGAAACCGATGCCCCCTATCTTGCGCCCCTGCCGTGGCGCGGCAAACGCAACGAGCCGTCCTATACGGTGTTTACCGTGCGGGCCATGGCCGAAGCGCGGGGAGAAAATCCCGAAGAACTCTGGCGCACCTGCGGCGACAATGCCCGCCGGTTTTTCGGCCTGCCTGCGCAGGAATAA